GGCTAAAAGCTCTTAACCACGTCTTCACTTACAGTACGGCAGGTAAGTTTGGTTCTAAACTATGTACTGAAGCTCTTTTCATGACATCatgagaaaaatatatatagtttgACATCTCTCGGTTGGTAAGTTAACCCtactgtcgtcctgcgggtcaaaattgacccgttgtaaagtttgaaaacgtgggaaaaaatgtatattttcacagtgaaacttctgatgtccacattttcaacatttttgggaaatctttgaacattttttggtggaaaaaaagaaatgttaaaattgtttcttaaaaacattcacacaaaaaaatcaaccaaaatccagcgaatttcgctggattttggttgatttttatgtgaatgttcttaagaaaattatATGATATATATGTCATcacttagatatttttaggattttttggaagatttttactaatttcttgaaaatatttagaagaattttcttgccaaatttgggggattttgttttttaaataaaacttttaagggaaacttttaaggaattattggaattttcttcctgaaggttttgcaaattttctgaaattcgtggaatttttttgcagattttttggatttttttcagacaaggaaacaatattttctggtgcctgtaaatgaggataacaggagggttgagACATTGCTGCAGTCCATTATTGCTAATTAtcatttgggtcaatatataattgagggacttttgaagtccatggggtatatcttgcatacatttctattaaaagcaaaaaaactaatgttttatttatgttcattatgatcatgtctttacaaattccatccatccatccattatctatacaccgcttaatcctcactagggtcatggggggtgctggagtctatcccagctgactcaggtgaaggcaggggacaccctagacaggtcaccagtctgtcacagggctacatacaaagacaaacaatcactctcacattcacacctacgggcaatttagagtaatcaatgaacctcagcatatttttggactgtgggaggaagccggagtacccggagagaacccacgcatgcacagggagaacatgcaaactccatgcagaaagatcccgggaaagccgggacgcgaaccagggatcttctcgctgcaaggcgaaagtgctaaccactacaccactgtgcagcccgtctttacaaattccataattatttattctggaaacaatcatttattaataaaaattgactggatatcactaaaatgtcaactaaataactgtccaaatttaataacaaccaccttctaattagctaaacaataatacaatgagtttattcaaaaatagttttgattgtgttctttttattaagttgagataatcatgacagatatttcttttttggtaatatatcagattttatatggaaaataacaaattgtatctgtgtcccagaaatcactttcaactaagttccccgttacaaaaacacatctaaaggaagtgtgttaattccagatcacatgacctgctccacatgatgtcatttcctcctgaagaaaagactggccagactccaaggctttctgagttatttaatataaaatagtgcgtgagtcaagtgtggacagtgttactacaatatcttaataactttcaatttaaattttactcaattgtatatataatattttagaagaatctttgtgtaaaaataccatgtggtgtttggttttagACGACCGTGTTGATTGTAGGCctgtaaacagcaaaaatgtcaactatgatacaaaaagtcccgcaattatattgacccatttatttattcattatatattcAAGGAATGTCACAAAACTGAAGAGCTAACGGACATCTCAGCTCCGGTCAAGATGTGCTGCTCTCTAGAAAGAAGAGAAGTGAGTCCAGGATCAATAATCATTGGTAACGATCAAGTCCACATCATGAGGTGGTGCGAAAACAAGCCATGATCAAATATCACTGCACCACAGACAGATTTTATCGCCGTGCTTTGACTAACTTTCTGGAAGCttctattaaccctcgtgtcgtcttgagggtcaaaattgacccgttttaaagtgtgaaaatgtgggagaaaaaaaatattttcacagtgaaacttctggtgtccacattttcaacatttttggaaaatttttgaaacatttttttttggaaaaaaaaatgttaaaaaaatgtttcttacgagtattcacataaaaatcaaccaaaatccagcgaatttcactggattttggttgatttttatatgaatgttcttaaagaaaatattagaagttttactgatatatatatatgtaatcactttagatatttataggattttttggaagatttttactcattttttgaaaatatttagaagaattttcttgtcaaatttgggggatttttttaaaataaaacttttaggcgaaactttcaaggaattagaattttcttccagaaggttctgcaaattttcagaaatttgaggaattttttttgcagattttttggatttttttcagacaagaaaacaatgttttttggtgcccataaatgaggagaacaggagggttaaacaatcAGCAGCATGCTGAAGTTAACAGGTTTTAGAGTACACATTACCTCCAAGGATCCAAATGTGAGAACATTTTTGGAGGTAATTCCTGATTTCAtggttattttttgtgattAGACTGAAAGACACCAGTTAAGATTTTTAATTGCAAACAAATGGAATATCATTTTCAGTCGTCATGCTTGTTTTTCATTAGCAGCATGAACACGACGCTGTTTATAGAAGTTGTTCTATTCTGAAACCACCTTTAACAGCTTTAAGGGTCAAAGGTCAAGAGTCCCCTTTGACCTCCGGTGTCACCAAAATACAACCTGAAGGCAGATGAGCCGGAGCTTTTCAGGGATGTGAGAGGGTCATTGTGTTTTCTGCCGCAGGAGTagcatgttttccataaaagtgAACACAAATGGATAACAGAGGCGTAATGAGGAGTGATCTCAGAAAGATGCTGTTGCTGCAAAGCTGTTACACATTTCCTAACGCTGGGTACACGGCCAacgggaggaaaaaagaaaacattcacaaTGAGACACAGTGTCTCCGAGCGCACGCAGTGGCCAAAATTTCAAAGGCCTGGCTCGTGAGCGAGGGGTCCGCCCAGCTCCAGCGCAGGTTGCCTTGGGCTGGCAGGTTGCTCCACTGCAGCGTGTTTGCATGTGAGGGGAGTTTTTCCTCCACAGTGGGCAGAGCCGCCGATGCTAACATATGTAAGCTCCACGGGGGTCTGTGACGGCGCACACCGGCTATCCGGACAACGCATCCATCATTAACCTCCCCGCATCTCGCCGCATTTcactccttctcctcctttgtCTGGTTATCTTCATCCCCCTGCTGTCCAtctcccccgtcctcctccctgCGTTTCTCTTTCCTCTCCCCCTGTGGCCTGCTTTTCATCTCacccgctctctctctctccctccctgccCTTCACCACGTCTCCCCCACCCCTCTTCACCCTCTCCCTGGATCCGCTTtccaccaccacctcccccAACTCTCTCCCTCACAACCCtccccccccctcctcctccgccacctcctcctcttctctgtcctcCGTTCAATCCCCCCTTTTTCCTCCCCCGTCTCTCCTGCCATCTTGCAGGCCAGTGGAGCCAGACTGCAGGCGTTCAGGGAGTCACTGGACCTGCTGGGCAGCGGGTGACACAGATTTccggtgtatgtgtgtgtgtgtgtgtgtgcatgtgtgtgtgtgtgtgtgtgtgtgtgtgcatgtgtgacgAGACCGTGGAGGGGAGGGGGTGGAgaaggaggtggtggtggtggaggaggaggaggaggagggtggggagGGGGGGGATTAAGCTCCAAATCACTAGAAAGGcactgaagagagagagagaggagagaaaaaaagctgcagatcCAAGAATTTGAAATTCCCCCTTTGTCTGGGAGATGAAGAAACACTAGACTGTGGACTCAAACTAAAAgactgtgtttctcattcagtggGAGCGTTGTAATAGCATGATGTTGGAGCTCGCTGCTTTTCTCCATGAGTTGGCAGTGTCCTGCGTTGGCTGGCGTGCagtgctttctctctctctctctctctctctgcctgcttgacaaacacacacacacacacacacacacacacacacacacacacacacacgcaaccccctcccccccacccccacagatgcacacacacgcacgcacacacacacacgcacgcacacacacacagtccctcTGCGATCCCCCCTGACTGAAGGCTCACAGGAAGTGCAGCCGTGGCCCAATTATAGCGTGACACCTCGGGCCGGCCGTTGCCATGGTTACGTCTTCCCTGCGGTCCCCTGGAGTGTGGCGCCGAGGAAGAAGGTCTTATCACATCAGCCATCGTTACGGCAACaagcaggaggaaaaaaaaagaaaaaaaaaagaaaaaacccacCCTGTAGCCTCAGTCCAGCTGTCtgagtgtttaaaaaaaaaaatctgcatgtgATACACACACTCGTCTAACGCAGAATCGCATCAGGAGTGCTGGGTGAATGTGTGTTGCGTGTCAGGTTAGGTGTGCTCGAGTGCATGCACCGGACTTGCCAAGGCAGCgtgtaggtgtgtttgtgtgtgtgcgtctgtgggGTTGCGATAAGGCTCTCAGCCACACCATTAGGTGACTCATAATCCACACAAACTcgcacacacatgaacacacgtGTGCGCACggctgcaaagacacacacgtccaattaaaaacaaacacacacacacacacacacacatagagacgTGGCATAAACCTTGTAGACAAGTGCACATGGcaaatttcttttatttcaaaaggGCAAACAGAGCTATACAGTACAAGTTGCACATGAAATAATTTAGCCGAGGCTGAACTCATTCGTTTCTTACTGATGCAGTGACGTCAGAACAACAGAAACCAAAACTCCCCattagaaacaaaaacatttggcTCCTTCTTATGTTGAAGCACAATACATCCAAACTGGAAagcaatgtaaaaaaacaaaaagacataatgttttccagatatttacagtctatttacagcatttttgtCGTCATCTAAATATTGACACACATTGGTatccttctttctctcctctccaaTTCTCTGATTGTCAAAAGAAAGGATGGGAACGAGTGTGGACATTCTTAAATGGAGCTGCAGCTCCTCGCTAAACCCCAGATCTGAAGATCTCTGAACCACAGTCTGAGAATGTTAACATGGtgtcctgtgtgtttttattgaactGCAGCTCCTCAACAATCATCCAACCAGGATCCTCTGACAAATGCTGCCACCACAAGCATTACTATCCATCCAAGGCTCCGCTGCTTCTCTCCTGTGCCAGACCCAAAGTAAAGTCGGACCCCCTTAGATCAAACCCAGACACTCTGCTCTCAAACCCGGGCCCTCCAGGCTTCCTCTTCAGCTCCTCACACTTCCTGTATTTACAGATCTGGTGTCCCCTCTTGCGATTGCGGCAGCTGCTGCACTGTTCGCAGTTCGTCTGACGTCGGCACGGTATGCACTCCCCgcacctcttcctcttcctcctccctccgcTGCCTCCACCCAGAGAGCTGGGAGAGTAGCCCTCGGCCACCAGCCCCTCGATGCCCTCAGCTCCCATGGCCGTGCTCCTCCAGTGGCCTCCCCCCATCTGGAAGCCTGCCAGGGGGAACAGAGCGGGGCTGAAGGGGAACCAGGCACCCAGGAAGGGTTGGAAGTCAGTGCCACATCCAGAGgagtcctcttcctcctcctcgggCCCCGATCCGCCTCCCTCACCGTCTCCCTTTCCCCCTTTTGCCTCTGTAGCCTCCCTTTTAGCCGGCTGGCTGCTCTGTGCTCCCAGGCCGGCCTGCTCTGTGGTGGCGGGTGTGAGAGCCAGCAGCCCGGCGCGCATCAGCAGCTCTGCGGCGTGGGCCAGGTGGAGCCCGCTGGGCGACTCCCACATGTCGGGCCAGGAAGGGGCCCGGCGAGGCTTAGTGTGGCCGGGCTGGGCGGCCCGCTGCTGTTCCGGGGAGGGCTGGATCAGGCCTTTCACATCCACGGCCGGGGAAGGGGTGGAGATGTAATGGGAGAGGCTGTAGGGGTGGCTGGAGCGCTTCAGGCTCGGTCTCAGAGGCTCATTGGGGATTTTAGCGCTGCTGTGGGCCTGATCTGGGGAGGAAGGGCCAGCGATGTCTACCGCGGTGGACATAGCAGTGGCTGTGCTCGGGGGGTGTCTGTCcttgtgagtgtgagtgtgtgggagGAGAGGTGAGGGAGAAGGGGATTGAAGCCGATGCGGGGTTGACAACCGTCCTGCTGTTACTTCAGCCAAAATGGCAAGCCTTGGCCTGTGTCCCTATTCCCATTCTCTGCAGCAGCCTCAGAGTCCTGGAGAGCTACAAATGAATAGGGGATGAAGAGAGGAAGGTTAAGAATAGAAATGTTGGAGAGACAAATACAGAGAGTAAACACGGAAGATAAGACTGCAAGATATTTCCTTAGCCAAAGCTACCAAGCAGTGTCAGAGAAGCAGAGTGCACAGAATCTGcgtttaaacacaaaaataacatatatgtatataggTTCAGAAATAAAACCACTCCAGCAGAGGTGAGCACAGCCTTGTATGTGACAGTACATGCTCTGCCAATGATTTCCGCATACAGGAGGCAGTATCCCTTTAAGAATTTCACGGTATATCAATGCAATCAATAACAGAGCGACAACAATATGCAAAGATATGCGCATATGCGCAGGTCAAATGTGGAGCGCGcttttcaaatacattttgacgACTGCTGTTATGTGTGCCAGCCAAAGCTTAAGCTCAACAGAGAAACACTAAATTAGGGACCGTAAAAAAACAGGCTGTCTTTTGTCTGGTATCGACGACGAGGAGCGAGGTGCGCAACGATGCGGTTGCTGTGGATAAAAAAAGACCAGGCTATATTCATGTCCACATTTGTAGAAAACTATTCCACCGATTAAACACGGGACACATATGCTATTACAGGATAGCTGTATAAAGCTTGTGGCGGGTCGATCCGGCAGCCAGATCGATCGTTTCAGCGTGATTACGGTTACCTAAGAAGACGGTGCTCGACCGACGCCACGGCGAGCTGACCACAGTCCGAGTGGTCGCTGCGACACGGCGCAGCGCGCAGGAAAAGGCGACAAAACAAACCAGCGAAAATCATCAGCAAGTGTCGAGAAAACGTCCCCGCTTACCTTCCAAATACAACCCGAACTCTCCTGTCAAAGATATGATGAAGTCATGAACTAATGGCGAGGTGATCGTAGCGTACACGGACGGCGGAGCTGCCgattcctcctccacctctccgTCCCGGAGGGTCTGCAAACACTCTGCACGGAATTTGGGGGCGTCGCTCAAAATGCGAACTGGACTCTGCAGACGAGGCTGTGGTCAGAGCGACCCCATAATATCCACAGGATCGGCTCGACATACACAACAGCTGACAGAATAAACACCATATAAACACATGCAGCAGCCCGAAACATCAAATACATCCAGCCAGTCAATTAACATGGGCGTTAGAGGGAAACCAAGAAgcacatattattattattattattatcagacACACCATGTTTACATTTAACAGCAAAACTAAAAAACCATTCACCAAAAAGAATActgtaaatagaaaaaaaacaatgagaaaattaaattgt
This Amphiprion ocellaris isolate individual 3 ecotype Okinawa chromosome 13, ASM2253959v1, whole genome shotgun sequence DNA region includes the following protein-coding sequences:
- the cxxc5b gene encoding CXXC-type zinc finger protein 5, whose product is MSTAVDIAGPSSPDQAHSSAKIPNEPLRPSLKRSSHPYSLSHYISTPSPAVDVKGLIQPSPEQQRAAQPGHTKPRRAPSWPDMWESPSGLHLAHAAELLMRAGLLALTPATTEQAGLGAQSSQPAKREATEAKGGKGDGEGGGSGPEEEEEDSSGCGTDFQPFLGAWFPFSPALFPLAGFQMGGGHWRSTAMGAEGIEGLVAEGYSPSSLGGGSGGRRKRKRCGECIPCRRQTNCEQCSSCRNRKRGHQICKYRKCEELKRKPGGPGFESRVSGFDLRGSDFTLGLAQERSSGALDG